The following nucleotide sequence is from Oenanthe melanoleuca isolate GR-GAL-2019-014 chromosome 5, OMel1.0, whole genome shotgun sequence.
CATTGGAGATTACCATGGGTGGAGCAAAGATGAGAAAGTTGAGGGCATACATGGAGATGAGAGCCACCTGGCAGTGCTTGTGCCTCtgtggcaggcacagggaggtcACCACCACCATGACAGTGATGgagagtgcccagagcagggcacacaccACCCAGGACAGGTGCTGGGGACGGCGGCAGCGGTACCAGAGGGGGAAGAGAATCGAGCTGCACCTCTCGATGCTGATGGCTgtcagcaggaacagccccatgTTGTAGGAGaactgggacagcaggacaagggaCTCCAGGTGCTTCAGGGACAGGACAGTGGAGCAGGACACATCATACATCAGGAAGAGCACGGAGGAGGGGACtatgaggaggaggaaggtgaaGTCGGCCACAGCCAGGTTGAGGATGTAGACGGTGATGGGGTTCCTGCGGATGTGGAATCCAAGGAGCCAGAGGACAGCCCCATTCCCAACCAGCCCACAGAGGCAGATGAACAGTGCGACACCGTCTATGGCCGCATCGGTGACATTGATCCCACAGGAATCATCTCCTTCACTGTCTGTCACGGGAGATGAGGGAGGTGGGGAGGTCAGGCTCAGCTCCATGGTGGAGGGTGGGATGTGGTCCCCAGCTGtggtcagagcagaggggaattAGTGGGACCCCAGAGGATCCCATGACAGGGGGAGGGGTCCTGGcgggctggcacagcagggctggggacagggaggccATGGGATATCCAGGGGTGAGGTGAGGGCGGAGGGAGGGTTGGATCAATTCAGTCATCCCGATTGAGGACAGCCACGGGAGAGGtgagaggggatttggggacatccAGGGAGACACAAGCAGTACCCAGGGCTGGACTCTGGTCCCAACCCCCTACCTTTCCTTTGGGCCAACCTGTTGGTGTCTCCGAGCAGGGCACGCTCCTTCCCTCCGGTGCTCAATCTTCTCCAGTGAGGAAAATTGGCGTCTCACATCCTCAGAAGCTCCAAGCAGCCAATTTGTCCCCAGataaagcagctttttgggGCGTTTCTGCACAATCATGGATcaggcacagagcactgggCAGTTGCACACAGGCTGCCTCTTCTCCCATCAAAAGTCTGTTGGTCTTGCGGGAAAGGAAATGTATTGTCCGAGCGAATACCCCAGAGGACgaacactgcagcagctgcatctcGCTGTGAAAGAATCTTGATGCTTTTACAATTCAACCTGATGTCTCATTAGACTGGTAATTGCCACCTTCCTAATTGTTTGATGGTGCTCAagcctcctctccccatcctaCCCCGATGCTGGCATCCTTCTGAGATTGTTCATTACTGCGTGCATTTGCCTCCAGCCTCCCAGCGTGAGaatccctctcctccagcttcATCCTGCATCAGGCCTGGGTGTCAATTGGGAATTTGTCTGAGCCCTCACTTTGGATCCACTCCAGCTGGTCTGGAGGCTCCAGAGCCCTTCTGGACAGACTGATAGCCCCTGAGAGAGCCTGGAGAGGCTGGTGGCAGATGAGGAGATGGCAGGGGACAACAAACACGAccccacatccctccctgcaACCCTACACCAGAAGCACCCATTCACCCCCACCAAAGTTTTGGGGTGACAGAAGAGGGACTGGACTGGACTGGACTGGAGAGAGTCTTGGGGACATCTAAGCAGGGGCATCACTGGGGGACATCACTGATAGGATGGCATGTCCCCGAGCAAAGCAGCGtgtcacagcctgtgccagctgtgctggaatcACTAGGAAAAGGCAGGAGGCTGGTGGGCACCCCCTcacccaggtgctgctggagacagagactcctggcagggcagggctcagcatgGCACCGCAGGGGTGTGACAGcaggggtggcagtgacagcGGGGCCAGGGCAGTGAGTCACCCCCTCCGTGCCTCCCTCCACCCCTGGACTTTGCCTCCCGCGGATGCTCGCGGCAATAAATCCCGGGCTCGGAGGCGGGAATGCGGCGTTGGGGAGGGCGCGGGGGTCCCATCCCAGGGGTGTGGGGGATCTGCACGCAGAGTGCACGAGTGGGATTGCCATGGGCAGTGGGATTGCCATGGGCAGTGGGATCACGAGTGGGATGAGGATGAGAGCGCGCCAGAGGCAGCGGGCAGGAGTGCGAGGGAGCGTCACACGGGCAggcaggacatgcaggtggCAGTGTGACGCTTGTGACGCCGCGAGGACCTGCCGGGAGAAGGTCACCTGTGAGCCGGGGCACCTGTACGTGTGTCGCCACCGCTGCCACCGCCGCGGCCCCAgcccggcggcgggcggggtgACAGCCGCACCCTGGACCGGGCGGGTGCTGCCcgcccccctgtccccatccctgcctccgCCGAGGCCACTCGGGCTCCGTGGCCCCACCGGACACCCCCATGCAGCAGGAGCCGGGGGAACAGAGCCCAGGAGCCCCCGAAACCGAGGTCAAGGCTGTCGTCGTGGGGGATGGCGGCTGCGGGAAGACGTCACTGCTGCTGGCCTTCGCCAGGGGAGACTTCCCCAAGGTACCGGGAttcctgtcccctggctggTGGGTGGCTGTCACCGTGCGGGAGCGGTGACAGGCAAAGGGCGCCGATGGGACACGGTGGCGGCAGCGGGGCCGTTTggagagggacatggggacagggggcaaGAGGtggcccagcctggggctggtggggctCTGTGACACCTCTGCTTCTCATGGTCACCGGGTGGGGAGCAGGATTTGTCCCTTAGTGAGGGAACTCCGGGAGTGCAGGGGAGGGGGGCAGCCACAGAGACCCCTGTCCTGAATCCCCCGTGGGATATCCATGATGCTCTGTATTGTCGTGGGATGGTGGACAAAGGTGcttcccatcccactgccccagggaggaagcagcatttcctcctcccttgttctctccctgtgccctgttcTGTCCCCACTGGGGTCCCCTCCATCTCTGTcccccacagctccctctgTCACCTCTATCACTCTTTCACTTTCTCCTGTCAGGTCTATGTCCCCACCGTGTTCGAGAAGTACACAGCGTCTCTCCAGGTTGCCGGCAAGC
It contains:
- the LOC130253471 gene encoding mas-related G-protein coupled receptor member H-like is translated as MELSLTSPPPSSPVTDSEGDDSCGINVTDAAIDGVALFICLCGLVGNGAVLWLLGFHIRRNPITVYILNLAVADFTFLLLIVPSSVLFLMYDVSCSTVLSLKHLESLVLLSQFSYNMGLFLLTAISIERCSSILFPLWYRCRRPQHLSWVVCALLWALSITVMVVVTSLCLPQRHKHCQVALISMYALNFLIFAPPMVISNVILFIKVLCGSKRRQPKRLYIVIFLTVLFFLIFGLPLSLRNFLRRLDYIVEYSHLVFLLACINSSINPFIYFLVGSGWRHCSVTSLQAAFRRVFEETGITTVSS